Sequence from the Bacteroidales bacterium genome:
AAAGAGAACTATTGGCCGAAAACTCAAAGCATAAAGCGGCAAGTAATTTTTCGATTGAGAGGATGATGTCCAATTATTACAAGATTATTGAGGGAGTTATTAAATGAGGAAACTCTATACTTTTATTCGCAAGATATTTCCAACCCAATGGCATGGCATACTCACAGTTTTGCTCTATTACTTGAAAATTAAACCCACTGTAAATCGAAGGGTTAAATCACCATTTAGCAAAGGGATAATTGTTATATCTGCTGATTTTGAGATGGCTTGGGCTTTTAGGTATTCCAAAACCAAAGGAAGTATTGCTGAGCAATTGGGTTTAAGGGAGAGGGAGAATGTTCCTAAATTGTTAACTCTTTTCGAGAAATATCAAATTCCAATTACTTGGGCTACGGTTGGACATCTATTTCTCGATTCATGCAGCAAAGAGCAAGGTTCAAATGCACATCCTATGATGCCTCGTCATTCGTTTTTTGAAAACAGTAACTGGAGTTTTTGCTGTGGAGATTGGTATGAGCACGATCCTTGTACAAATTATATCGAATCACCAGCATGGTATGCTCCAGATCTAATAGATCAAATCATGCAATCATCAGTTGGTCATGAAATAGGATGTCACACCTTTTCTCACATTGACTGTACGGATAAAAACTGCCCGCCCGATCTATTTGATGCGGAGTTAAAGGCGTGTATTGAGCATGCAAATAAAAAAGGTATTCAACTTAAAAGCATGGTTTTTCCTGGGGGAACGAATGGAAACTATTCAACATTAAAAGAACTTGGGTTTACCAGCTATCGAAAGGCAACAAATTACCATATAGACATTCCTTTTATTAATAATGATGGTTTGGTTCAAATACCCAGCAGCTATAACCTTGACAGATCAAATCTGAATTGGTCGGCAGAAAGATATATTCGAATGGCCAATTCATTTGTTTCAAAAGCCTCAAAACACAAAATGGTTGCCCATTTATGGTTTCATCCTTCGATGGATAGTTGGTATATCGAAAATGTATTTCCTTTTGTACTTGAATATATAAAAAAGCATGTGGATGAAAACAGGGTTGTGGTTTTAACTATGGCTCAGCTTTCTGAAAAAATGAAGGGTCATGAGTTAGATTAAACAGGCGTTAATTTTCATCAATCAAAATTATGTTTAAACTAAAGCTGATAGATTTAGCAAAAGGCTCTAACATATCTGATCAATACAAATTCTATTGTTCTACATTAAATTGGAGCAGAGATCAGGTTGTTAGCTATCAAAATAAAAGGCTAAAAAGTCTTATTAATCATTCCTGCTTAAATGTTCCATACTATAGGAATTGGATGGTTAATCATAATATTATTCCTCAAGAGATAAATAGCACAGAAGAGTTAAAAAAACTTCCCATTTTAGACAGGGTAATAATACGCCAAAAAAATAAAGACCTAATAGCCCAAAATTATAAAACAAAAGATCTGCACGGGGGGAGTTCAAGCGGGACAACTGGAATACCAATAAATTATTATCACGATACCCAATCGATAAGTGCTGGTGGGGCTGCAAATTATGCGCTATGGTTAATGTCCGGTTGGAAACCAGGACAGAAAAATATTCATATCTGGGGAAATGCATCTTCAATTGAACGTTGGAATAGTATCGTTTCGAAGTTGAAAACAAGACTAATGAATCAGCTAAATATTCCCTCTACTCACCTCAACGAAAATAACATTTCAGAAATTGCCGAAAAAATCATTCGATTTAAACCGAAATCAATTGAAGGTTACCCAAGTGCAATATATACTTTAGCGAATCATTTCAAACAAAATAACCTTTCAATAAAAGGCTTAAAGCAAGTACTTACTACAGCAGAAAACCTTGAAGATTATCAACGAGATATTATTGAAGCGACTTTTGCTCCTACAGGCGACTTTTATGGATCTGGAGAGGTAATGGGCATTGCTTCTCGCCCAATTGGTGATAATCGGTATTATATTTTTGAACCACACGTAATTGTTGAAGCGGTTGATTCGGGCTTGGAGGGTATGAAGGATATTCTGGTTACTGATTTAGATAACTATGCAATGCCTATGATTAGATATAAAGTAGGAGATTTAATCGATAACATTTATATTCCAGAAACAAACTCAAAGTATCAGTTTTCATATTTCAAAAAACTTATAGGTAGAAGTGCAGATATAATAACATTAACCAATGGTATGCGATTTCATCCGATTAACATTTTTGGGGGGACTCTATTTCGGGAGTTTCCTTTTATTTCAAAGCATAGAGTGGTATGGGATGGAAAATTACTAAGAATTATTTTTGAGGTAAATGGAAGTGTTGATGATTCATTATTGAAACAAAAAATTGATGAATTATTAAAGAGATATGATGTTTCTTATAGTATTGAGTACACAACAAAACTTTTACCATCATCTAACGGTAAATATAAATATGTTGAAATAATTAAATAGTTCTCATTTTATGGCCGGCATTTGTGGAATAATTCAAAAGAAAAGTAAGGTCGAAGAGGGTCGGCTCAATGCTGCTTTTGAACGAATGTTATCCAGGTTGCCTGCTAATTCAAACCAATCCTCGGATC
This genomic interval carries:
- a CDS encoding polysaccharide deacetylase family protein yields the protein MRKLYTFIRKIFPTQWHGILTVLLYYLKIKPTVNRRVKSPFSKGIIVISADFEMAWAFRYSKTKGSIAEQLGLRERENVPKLLTLFEKYQIPITWATVGHLFLDSCSKEQGSNAHPMMPRHSFFENSNWSFCCGDWYEHDPCTNYIESPAWYAPDLIDQIMQSSVGHEIGCHTFSHIDCTDKNCPPDLFDAELKACIEHANKKGIQLKSMVFPGGTNGNYSTLKELGFTSYRKATNYHIDIPFINNDGLVQIPSSYNLDRSNLNWSAERYIRMANSFVSKASKHKMVAHLWFHPSMDSWYIENVFPFVLEYIKKHVDENRVVVLTMAQLSEKMKGHELD
- a CDS encoding phenylacetate--CoA ligase family protein, producing MFKLKLIDLAKGSNISDQYKFYCSTLNWSRDQVVSYQNKRLKSLINHSCLNVPYYRNWMVNHNIIPQEINSTEELKKLPILDRVIIRQKNKDLIAQNYKTKDLHGGSSSGTTGIPINYYHDTQSISAGGAANYALWLMSGWKPGQKNIHIWGNASSIERWNSIVSKLKTRLMNQLNIPSTHLNENNISEIAEKIIRFKPKSIEGYPSAIYTLANHFKQNNLSIKGLKQVLTTAENLEDYQRDIIEATFAPTGDFYGSGEVMGIASRPIGDNRYYIFEPHVIVEAVDSGLEGMKDILVTDLDNYAMPMIRYKVGDLIDNIYIPETNSKYQFSYFKKLIGRSADIITLTNGMRFHPINIFGGTLFREFPFISKHRVVWDGKLLRIIFEVNGSVDDSLLKQKIDELLKRYDVSYSIEYTTKLLPSSNGKYKYVEIIK